The Limanda limanda chromosome 13, fLimLim1.1, whole genome shotgun sequence genome has a window encoding:
- the klhl20 gene encoding kelch-like protein 20, with amino-acid sequence MDAKPMRRVTSARQDATGMDITSRCTLGDPNKLPEGVPQPARMPYVSDKHPRQTLEVINLLRKHRELCDVVLVVGVKKIYAHRVILSACSPYFRAMFTGELAESRQTEVVIRDIDERAMELLIDFAYTSQVTVEEGNVQTLLPAACLLQLAEIQEACCEFLKRQLDPSNCLGIRAFADTHSCRELLRIADKFTQHNFQEVMESEEFMLLPANQLIDIISSDELNVRSEEQVFNAVMAWVKYSIQERRPQLPQVLQHVRLPLLSPKFLVGTVGSDPLIKSDEECRDLVDEAKNYLLLPQERPLMQGPRTRPRKPIRCGEVLFAVGGWCSGDAISSVERYDPQTNEWRMVASMSKRRCGVGVSVLDDLLYAVGGHDGSSYLNSVERYDPKTNQWSSDVAPTSTCRTSVGVAVLGGYLYAVGGQDGVSCLNIVERYDPKENKWTRVASMSTRRLGVAVAVLGGFLYAVGGSDGTSPLNTVERYNPQENRWHTVSPMGTRRKHLGCAVYQDMIYSVGGRDDTTELSSAERYNPRTNQWSPVVAMTSRRSGVGLAVVNGQLMAVGGFDGTTYLKTIEVYDPDANTWRLYGGMNYRRLGGGVGVIKMTHCESHIW; translated from the exons ATGGACGCAAAGCCAATGCGCAG GGTCACCAGCGCACGCCAAGACGCCACTGGAATGGACATCACCAGCCGCTGTACTCTGGGGGACCCCAACAAACTGCCTGAAGGGGTCCCCCAGCCTGCACGCATGCCCTACGTCTCAGACAAACACCCGCGGCAGACCCTGGAGGTGATCAACTTGCTGAGGAAACACCGTGAGCTCTGTgacgtggtgctggtggtgggggTCAAGAAGATTTATGCCCATCGTGTTATCCTCTCTGCCTGCAGCCCCTACTTCAG GGCAATGTTTACTGGCGAGCTGGCAGAAAGCAGGCAGACTGAGGTGGTTATCCGTGACATCGATGAGAGGGCAATGGAGCTGCTCATTGACTTTGCCTACACCTCCCAG GTCACTGTAGAGGAGGGGAATGTGCAGACACTGCTCCCTGCtgcctgcctcctccagctggcTGAGATCCAGGAGGCCTGCTGCGAGTTCCTCAAGAGGCAGCTAGATCCTTCCAATTGTTTGGGCATCAGGGCCTTCGCCGACACACACTCCTGCCGCGAGCTGCTCCGCATTGCAGACAAGTTCACCCAGCACAATTTTCAAGAG GTCATGGAAAGCGAAGAGTTCATGCTGCTGCCAGCAAACCAGCTGATTGACATCATTTCCAGCGATGAGCTCAACGTGCGGAGCGAGGAGCAGGTTTTCAATGCTGTGATGGCCTGGGTGAAATACAGCATCCAGGAACGCAGACCGCAGCTGCCCCAG GTCCTGCAACATGTCCGTCTGCCGCTGCTCAGTCCCAAGTTTCTGGTGGGCACCGTGGGTTCAGATCCCCTCATTAAGAGTGACGAGGAGTGCAG AGACCTGGTTGATGAAGCTAAAAATtacctgctgctgccacaggagAGACCACTAATGCAGGGACCCAGAACACGGCCGAGGAAACCCATCCGCTGTGGAGAGGTACTTTTTGCAG TTGGTGGCTGGTGCAGCGGAGACGCCATTTCCAGTGTGGAGCGTTACGATCCTCAGACCAACGAGTGGCGAATGGTAGCATCCATGAGTAAGCGGAGATGCGGAGTCGGCGTTAGTGTCCTGGATGACTTGCTGTATGCGGTGGGGGGTCACGATGGCTCGTCGTATCTCAACTCTGTGGAGAG ATATGATCCTAAAACAAACCAGTGGAGCAGTGACGTGGCACCTACAAGTACTTGTCGTACCAGTGTGGGCGTAGCTGTCCTCGGTGGTTATCTGTACGCTGTAGGTGGACAGGATGGTGTTTCCTGTCTCAACATTGTGGAAAG ATATGATCCTAAGGAAAACAAATGGACTCGTGTGGCTTCCATGAGCACCAGGCGACTGGGTGTAGCTGTGGCTGTGCTGGGGGGATTTCTTTATGCCGTGGGAGGGTCGGATGGAACGTCACCATTAAATACAG TGGAGCGTTACAACCCTCAGGAGAACCGCTGGCACACCGTGTCCCCAATGGGAACCAGGAGGAAGCACCTTGGCTGTGCGGTCTACCAGGACATGATTTACTCTGTCGGAGGGAGGGACGACACCACGGAGCTGAGCAGTGCAGAGCGATACAACCCCAGAACCAACCAGTGGTCTCCTGTGGTGGCCATGACCTCTAGACGGAGCGGG GTGGGCTTGGCTGTGGTCAACGGTCAGCTAATGGCAGTGGGAGGTTTTGATGGGACGACATATCTCAAAACTATAGAAGTCTACGACCCTGACGCCAACACATGGAG GTTGTACGGCGGAATGAACTATCGCCGGCTAGGTGGAGGAGTGGGTGTCATTAAAATGACTCATTGTGAATCCCACATATGGTAA